One window of the Mycobacterium xenopi genome contains the following:
- a CDS encoding MFS transporter, which translates to MRGHSHRIADWNPEDTAAWEAGNKAIARRNLICTVVSDHVAFSIWSLWSVMVLFMPQTVYGFSAADKFLLGAVATLVGGCARIPYTLGIAKFGGRNWTTFSALVLLIPTVGTIVLLANPGLPLWPYVLCAALTGLGGGNYSASLANVNAFYPQRLKGWALAVNAGGGNLGVAVVQVVGLLVLAFAGNRQPYWVCAIYLVLLAIAGIAAALFMDNLDHAIEVGNLKAILFVRHTWVISLLYIGTFGSFIGFSFAFGRVLYINFIDSGQTAAQASLHVAQIAFLGPLLGSLSRIYGGRLADRIGGSRVTLAVFAGMILAAGLLVGVSRYDEGTGPATSAVAMVGYVVGFIALFILSGIGNASVFKMIPSIFEARSRELNVSEAERRHWSRAMSGALIGFAGAVGALGGVAINLTLRQSYVSTGEETSAFLMFLAFYVVASVLTWTMYVRVPVAAPRVAGRASEPTPTRL; encoded by the coding sequence TTGAGAGGCCATTCGCATCGCATTGCGGATTGGAATCCGGAAGACACCGCGGCATGGGAAGCGGGTAACAAAGCCATCGCCCGCCGCAATTTGATCTGCACGGTGGTCTCCGACCATGTCGCCTTTTCGATCTGGTCGTTGTGGTCGGTGATGGTGCTGTTCATGCCGCAGACCGTCTATGGGTTCTCCGCCGCCGACAAGTTCTTGCTGGGCGCCGTGGCCACGTTAGTGGGTGGCTGCGCCCGCATTCCCTACACGCTGGGCATCGCGAAGTTCGGCGGCCGTAATTGGACGACGTTTTCGGCGCTGGTGTTGCTGATTCCGACCGTCGGCACGATTGTGTTGCTGGCCAACCCTGGGCTACCGCTATGGCCGTACGTGCTGTGCGCGGCGCTGACCGGGTTGGGCGGCGGTAACTATTCCGCGTCGCTGGCCAACGTCAACGCGTTCTATCCGCAGCGGCTCAAGGGCTGGGCGCTGGCCGTCAACGCGGGCGGCGGAAACCTCGGCGTGGCGGTGGTCCAGGTGGTCGGGCTGTTGGTGCTGGCGTTCGCCGGCAACCGGCAGCCGTACTGGGTGTGCGCAATATATTTGGTGCTGCTGGCGATCGCCGGAATTGCGGCCGCACTATTCATGGACAACTTGGACCACGCCATCGAGGTGGGCAACTTGAAGGCGATTTTGTTCGTTCGTCACACCTGGGTGATCTCGCTGCTTTACATCGGCACCTTCGGGTCGTTTATCGGGTTCTCGTTCGCGTTCGGCCGGGTGCTCTACATCAATTTCATCGACAGCGGGCAGACCGCCGCCCAGGCGTCGCTGCATGTCGCCCAAATCGCTTTCCTCGGCCCGCTTTTGGGGTCGCTGTCGCGGATCTATGGCGGCAGGCTCGCCGACCGTATCGGCGGTAGCCGGGTTACTTTGGCGGTGTTTGCCGGCATGATCCTGGCAGCTGGGCTGCTGGTCGGGGTCAGCAGATACGACGAAGGCACCGGTCCCGCGACAAGCGCTGTGGCAATGGTTGGCTACGTCGTCGGCTTTATCGCCCTGTTCATTTTGTCCGGAATCGGCAATGCGTCGGTGTTCAAGATGATCCCGTCGATCTTCGAGGCGCGCAGCCGCGAGCTGAACGTCAGCGAAGCCGAACGCCGACACTGGTCGCGTGCCATGTCGGGTGCGCTGATCGGCTTCGCCGGCGCGGTCGGCGCGCTCGGTGGCGTGGCAATCAACCTGACACTGCGGCAGTCGTATGTCAGCACCGGCGAGGAGACCTCGGCGTTTTTG
- a CDS encoding GNAT family N-acetyltransferase, with the protein MRTQVHTARLVHTADLDTETYHSARDMVSAAFGGEFTDTDWEHALGGMHALIWHRGAIIAHAAVVQRRLIYRGTALRCGYVEGVAVREDWRGQGLAIALLDAAEQVMRGAYQIGAIKSSDRARRMFALRGWLPWRGPTSVLAPTGPTRTPEADGAVFVLPIGISVDTSAGLMCDWRDGEVW; encoded by the coding sequence GTGCGCACCCAGGTACACACTGCCCGCCTGGTCCACACGGCCGACCTCGATACCGAGACGTATCACAGCGCCCGCGACATGGTCAGCGCGGCGTTCGGTGGTGAATTCACCGACACAGACTGGGAGCACGCCCTGGGCGGGATGCATGCCCTGATCTGGCATCGCGGCGCGATCATCGCGCACGCCGCCGTCGTGCAACGTCGGCTGATCTATCGCGGCACCGCGCTACGTTGTGGCTACGTCGAAGGCGTGGCGGTGCGCGAGGATTGGCGCGGTCAGGGACTGGCGATTGCGCTGCTGGACGCAGCCGAGCAGGTGATGCGCGGCGCCTATCAAATCGGCGCGATCAAGTCGTCGGACCGCGCCCGCCGCATGTTCGCGTTGCGCGGCTGGCTGCCGTGGCGCGGCCCGACTTCGGTACTGGCACCGACCGGGCCGACCCGCACGCCCGAGGCCGACGGAGCGGTATTCGTGCTGCCGATCGGCATCAGCGTGGACACCTCTGCGGGCTTGATGTGCGATTGGCGCGACGGCGAGGTCTGGTAG
- a CDS encoding amidase produces the protein MSSLADDTRWMDAVDQAALVKKGEVTPVELLEAAIERIERIDPKLNAVVIRWFDHARDTARGALPDGPFRGVPFLIKDLFAGYAGQRISNGNLAFKNENVICDADTTLVSRYRAAGLVIAGRTNTPELGSVPTTEPIAWGPTHNPWDTSRSPGGSSGGAAAAVASGLVPFAHASDGGGSIRIPASCCGLVGLKPSQGRTTLGPIRDETALGVEHCVSRTVRDTAALLDAVRGPGIGDTVIAPPPSRPYIDEVGAEPGRLRIGLLDHHPRGSAVAPECTAAARSAAALLESLGHAVEHAWPTALSDETLSLNPWMGDFVLPSTRLFWDAAECGAVGRG, from the coding sequence GTGAGTTCACTTGCCGATGACACCCGCTGGATGGATGCGGTCGACCAAGCCGCCCTGGTCAAGAAGGGCGAGGTGACACCGGTCGAGCTGCTCGAAGCGGCGATCGAACGCATTGAGCGCATCGACCCAAAGCTCAACGCGGTCGTCATCCGCTGGTTCGACCACGCCCGCGACACCGCCCGCGGTGCTCTTCCGGACGGGCCGTTTCGCGGCGTGCCGTTCCTCATCAAAGATTTGTTCGCCGGGTACGCCGGTCAGCGCATCAGCAACGGCAACCTCGCGTTCAAGAACGAGAACGTGATCTGCGACGCGGACACCACGCTCGTTAGCCGTTACCGCGCCGCGGGTTTAGTGATCGCTGGGCGGACCAACACCCCCGAGCTTGGGAGCGTGCCGACCACCGAGCCGATCGCCTGGGGCCCCACCCACAACCCATGGGACACCAGTCGGTCGCCTGGAGGATCCAGCGGTGGCGCAGCGGCCGCGGTGGCCAGTGGCCTGGTGCCGTTCGCGCACGCCAGCGACGGCGGCGGGTCGATTCGCATTCCCGCATCGTGCTGTGGGCTGGTCGGTCTAAAGCCAAGCCAGGGCCGAACAACGCTCGGCCCGATCCGCGACGAAACCGCGCTCGGGGTCGAACATTGTGTGAGCCGCACGGTGCGCGACACCGCGGCCCTGCTCGACGCTGTTCGGGGACCCGGCATCGGCGACACGGTGATAGCGCCGCCGCCGTCGCGGCCCTATATCGACGAGGTCGGCGCCGAGCCAGGCCGGTTGCGCATCGGCCTGCTCGACCACCACCCGCGAGGCAGCGCCGTCGCGCCCGAGTGCACGGCCGCCGCCCGGTCCGCCGCGGCGTTGCTCGAGTCGCTGGGCCATGCGGTCGAGCACGCGTGGCCGACAGCGCTGTCGGACGAGACACTTAGCCTGAATCCGTGGATGGGTGATTTCGTGTTGCCGTCGACGCGGTTGTTTTGGGATGCGGCCGAGTGTGGCGCGGTGGGGCGTGGGTGA
- a CDS encoding nitrate/nitrite transporter: MPRSHVITDWDPEDKVAWEAGNKNIARRNLIWSVVAEHLGFSIWSIWSVMVLFMPQAVYGFTAADKFLLGATATLVGACLRIPYTLATATFGGRNWTTFSAFVLLIPTLGTLWLLAHPGLPLWMYMVCAALAGFGGGNFASSMTNINAFYPQRLKGWALGVNAGGGNIGVPVIQLVGLLVIATAGNRSPYWVCAVYLVLLAVAGVGAALFMNNLEQHKIDLTAMRDILAERDTWVIALLYIGTFGSFIGFSFAFGQILQINFTASGQTAGQAALHSAQIAFIGPLLGSVSRVYGGKLADRVGGGRITLYTFAGMILAASLLIGVSTVDDHRAGPATASTMVGYVVGFVALFVLSGIGNGSVYKMIPSIFEARSRSLNLSEPERQQWSRAMAGALIGFAGAIGALGGVGINLALRQSYLTSGSATAAFWVFVSCYLGAATLTWFKYVRRPTLSGLPHAVPDTLAPAST, encoded by the coding sequence ATGCCACGTTCACATGTGATAACTGACTGGGATCCCGAGGACAAAGTGGCCTGGGAGGCCGGTAATAAGAACATCGCCCGTCGCAACCTGATCTGGTCGGTGGTCGCCGAACATCTTGGCTTCTCGATTTGGTCGATCTGGTCGGTGATGGTGCTGTTCATGCCGCAGGCCGTCTACGGTTTCACCGCCGCCGACAAGTTCCTGCTGGGCGCGACCGCAACCCTGGTCGGCGCGTGCCTGCGCATCCCGTACACCTTGGCGACGGCGACATTCGGCGGCCGCAACTGGACGACCTTTTCGGCGTTCGTGTTGCTCATCCCGACGCTTGGCACACTGTGGCTGCTCGCCCACCCCGGACTACCTCTGTGGATGTACATGGTGTGCGCGGCGCTGGCCGGATTCGGCGGCGGAAACTTTGCTTCATCGATGACCAATATCAACGCCTTTTACCCCCAGCGACTGAAAGGTTGGGCGCTCGGCGTCAACGCGGGCGGCGGCAATATCGGGGTGCCCGTGATCCAGCTGGTCGGCCTGCTGGTGATCGCCACTGCCGGCAACCGTTCGCCCTACTGGGTTTGCGCTGTCTATCTGGTGTTGCTGGCCGTCGCCGGCGTCGGAGCGGCCCTGTTCATGAACAACCTCGAACAGCACAAGATCGATCTGACCGCAATGCGTGACATCCTCGCCGAGCGCGACACCTGGGTCATCGCGCTGCTTTACATCGGCACCTTCGGGTCGTTCATCGGGTTCTCGTTCGCGTTCGGACAGATCCTGCAGATCAACTTCACCGCCAGCGGGCAAACCGCCGGCCAAGCCGCGCTGCACTCCGCTCAGATCGCGTTCATCGGACCGCTGCTGGGATCGGTTTCCCGCGTATACGGCGGAAAGCTCGCCGACCGCGTCGGCGGCGGCCGGATCACCCTGTACACCTTCGCCGGAATGATCCTGGCCGCCAGCCTGCTCATCGGCGTCAGCACCGTCGATGATCATCGGGCGGGCCCCGCAACGGCCAGCACGATGGTCGGCTACGTCGTCGGTTTCGTCGCGCTATTCGTGTTGTCGGGCATCGGAAATGGCTCGGTTTACAAGATGATTCCGTCGATTTTCGAAGCGCGCAGCCGCTCCCTGAATCTCAGTGAGCCGGAGCGCCAGCAATGGTCCCGCGCCATGGCGGGAGCGCTCATCGGCTTCGCCGGCGCTATCGGGGCGCTCGGCGGTGTGGGCATCAACCTGGCGCTGCGACAGTCATATCTGACCAGCGGTTCGGCCACGGCAGCTTTCTGGGTGTTCGTCTCCTGCTACCTCGGTGCAGCCACGCTGACCTGGTTCAAGTACGTGCGTCGGCCGACGCTTTCCGGCCTGCCGCATGCGGTGCCGGACACGTTGGCGCCAGCGTCAACGTAG
- a CDS encoding amidase family protein, which yields MGVSLRRFEEQLGRPLAEGEFEPMNRVQAEFAARFSSIDYALALSATAQFRRSVQAWWADGWDLLLTPTVAELPLPLGTITNNPDRPMDAIDRAGQFCPFTPPFNMSGQPAINVPVEWTDGGLPVGVQLVAAYGREDVLLQVASQLEAAKPWAHRTPDI from the coding sequence ATGGGCGTGAGCCTGCGGCGGTTCGAAGAACAACTCGGACGACCGCTCGCCGAGGGCGAATTCGAACCCATGAACCGGGTACAGGCCGAATTCGCAGCCCGCTTCAGCTCGATCGACTATGCGCTCGCGCTATCGGCCACCGCCCAGTTCCGCCGTTCGGTGCAGGCCTGGTGGGCCGATGGCTGGGATCTTTTGCTCACCCCTACCGTGGCCGAACTTCCGCTGCCGCTGGGAACGATCACCAACAACCCGGATCGTCCGATGGATGCTATTGACCGGGCCGGGCAGTTCTGCCCATTCACCCCGCCGTTCAACATGAGCGGTCAGCCGGCAATCAACGTGCCGGTCGAGTGGACCGATGGTGGGCTGCCAGTCGGCGTTCAGCTGGTGGCAGCCTATGGACGCGAGGACGTCTTGCTGCAGGTGGCCAGCCAACTGGAAGCCGCCAAACCGTGGGCGCACCGAACTCCCGATATATGA